A genome region from Arthrobacter sp. SLBN-100 includes the following:
- a CDS encoding acyl carrier protein, producing the protein MNEQDAWQAVQAAISEVAPDVEPEDLEDGARLRQDLELDSLDFLRLVEIIAASTGVDIPERDYPAVATVAGLVKYLAGRD; encoded by the coding sequence GTGAACGAACAGGACGCCTGGCAGGCAGTGCAGGCAGCGATCAGTGAGGTGGCACCCGACGTCGAACCTGAGGATCTCGAAGACGGCGCCAGGCTGCGCCAGGACCTGGAACTGGACTCCCTTGACTTCCTCCGCCTCGTGGAGATTATCGCCGCGTCCACAGGGGTGGACATTCCGGAACGCGACTATCCGGCGGTGGCAACTGTTGCCGGCCTGGTCAAATACCTGGCCGGCCGAGACTGA
- a CDS encoding alpha-ketoacid dehydrogenase subunit beta, whose product MKSTYREAVRAALRDAMRRDERVFLMGEDVGRYGGGFAVSLGLLEEFGPERVRDTPLSESGFVGAGIGAALGGMRPVVEIMTVNFSLLALDQIVNNAATLLHMSGGQFNVPLVIRMTTGAGRQLGAQHSHSLEGWYAHIPGLRILTPATLADARGMLWTALEDPDPVLIFEHGSLYNVAGELEDDAGPVELDKAAVLRPGTDVTLITYGGTLAAVLDAADQLAGEGIDAEVIDLRVLRPLDDGTILGSVGRTHRAVVVDEGWRSGSISAEIAARIGEHAFFDLDAPVERVCSEEVPVPYAKHMELAALPSAERVVAAARRAVGARG is encoded by the coding sequence ATGAAATCCACCTACCGGGAAGCTGTGCGCGCAGCTCTCCGTGACGCGATGAGGCGCGATGAACGGGTCTTCCTCATGGGCGAGGACGTGGGCCGGTACGGAGGAGGCTTCGCCGTCAGCCTGGGGCTGCTCGAGGAATTCGGGCCCGAGCGCGTCCGCGATACGCCCCTGTCCGAGTCCGGATTCGTTGGCGCCGGCATCGGAGCCGCCCTCGGCGGCATGCGTCCGGTCGTTGAAATCATGACCGTCAACTTCAGTCTGCTTGCGCTCGACCAGATCGTCAACAACGCAGCCACGCTGCTGCACATGTCCGGCGGACAATTCAACGTTCCCTTGGTCATCCGGATGACCACCGGCGCCGGCCGCCAGCTGGGCGCCCAGCACTCTCATAGCCTCGAAGGCTGGTACGCGCACATTCCGGGCTTGCGCATCCTGACCCCTGCCACCCTGGCCGACGCCCGTGGAATGCTGTGGACCGCGCTGGAGGATCCGGATCCGGTGCTGATTTTCGAGCATGGCTCGCTGTACAACGTGGCCGGGGAACTGGAGGACGACGCCGGTCCGGTGGAACTTGATAAGGCTGCCGTCCTGCGCCCTGGCACCGATGTCACGCTCATCACGTACGGCGGCACGCTTGCCGCCGTGTTGGACGCAGCAGATCAGCTGGCGGGAGAAGGCATCGATGCCGAGGTCATCGACCTTCGGGTCCTCCGGCCACTTGACGACGGGACCATCCTTGGCAGCGTCGGCAGGACCCACCGGGCGGTGGTGGTGGACGAAGGGTGGCGCAGCGGCAGCATCTCGGCGGAGATCGCTGCCAGGATCGGCGAGCACGCCTTCTTCGATCTGGACGCGCCGGTGGAACGGGTTTGCAGCGAAGAAGTGCCCGTGCCGTACGCCAAGCACATGGAACTGGCGGCGCTTCCCTCGGCTGAACGTGTAGTGGCTGCCGCGCGAAGGGCCGTGGGCGCCCGTGGCTGA
- a CDS encoding DUF5655 domain-containing protein, whose amino-acid sequence MDGTGPWTVARFFEGCPAGYDIYRAVERMASGIGPMEVRITKSQVSFRRRRGFAYLWRPGTYVKSLVPVVLSLALPYEAASPRFKEIAHPSPGVWMHHLELLDSSQLDGEVAGWMRQAYEGAGSDTSRAG is encoded by the coding sequence GTGGACGGCACCGGCCCGTGGACAGTTGCCCGCTTCTTTGAAGGTTGTCCCGCTGGGTATGACATTTACCGGGCGGTAGAGCGTATGGCGTCCGGAATCGGGCCGATGGAAGTTCGTATCACGAAGAGCCAGGTTTCGTTCCGGCGCCGGCGTGGCTTCGCGTACCTCTGGCGTCCCGGCACCTACGTGAAGTCCCTGGTTCCTGTTGTCCTGTCCCTGGCGCTTCCCTATGAGGCCGCCTCGCCGCGGTTCAAGGAAATCGCACACCCCTCTCCTGGTGTTTGGATGCACCATCTCGAGCTTTTGGACAGCAGCCAGCTGGACGGTGAGGTGGCGGGATGGATGCGCCAAGCCTATGAGGGGGCCGGCTCAGACACCTCGCGGGCGGGGTGA
- a CDS encoding 2-oxo acid dehydrogenase subunit E2: MADFRMPSLGADMEHGKVVEWLVKPGDYVHKGDLVAAVDTDKTVMDIESFEEGVVAEFLVEIGDTVEVGTPIARIAATPAGPIPAPPEQSPAVEAPSAPHPAPAPGEPKAPTPPPVQQAASASPPVRHLAHTLGVDVRSLHGSGRNGEVIRADVERAAGRSVAEVRATSTAQGSQTQEPRVRSSPLSRRVAAQLGVDLKGLPGTGPGGAVTEADVRRAAGAAATGTREGAPPPPQAQPAEAAAQTAPRQSRKALVGDKAGTLRRAVGSLMARSKKEIPHYYLATTLDLAAATAWMQSVNQQRPVSSRLVPSALLLKATALAAKEVPDMNGFFTRGEFRPSRSVHLGVAVALRRGGLVAPALHEAETLTLDELMDQLRDLVSRARAGRLQRAEMADPTITVTNLGDLGVESVYGVIYPPQVAMVGLGKVLEQPWARDGMLGVRHVVKATLSADHRVSDGLRGGRFLSRIDELLQRPEEL, translated from the coding sequence GTGGCTGACTTCCGGATGCCGTCCCTCGGCGCGGACATGGAGCACGGCAAAGTGGTGGAGTGGCTGGTCAAGCCGGGCGACTACGTTCACAAGGGCGACCTGGTGGCCGCCGTGGATACAGACAAAACAGTGATGGACATCGAGTCGTTTGAGGAAGGAGTCGTCGCCGAGTTCCTGGTCGAGATCGGCGACACGGTGGAGGTGGGTACTCCCATTGCCCGAATCGCTGCCACTCCGGCGGGTCCGATCCCCGCTCCGCCTGAACAGTCTCCGGCCGTGGAGGCGCCTTCGGCTCCCCACCCGGCACCCGCACCGGGGGAACCCAAGGCCCCAACGCCCCCGCCCGTCCAACAAGCAGCCTCCGCTTCACCGCCGGTCCGGCATCTGGCACATACGCTGGGCGTGGACGTCCGGTCCCTCCACGGGAGCGGCAGGAACGGCGAGGTGATCCGGGCCGACGTCGAAAGGGCCGCCGGGCGTTCCGTCGCCGAAGTGCGCGCAACTTCCACAGCACAGGGCAGTCAAACGCAGGAGCCCCGGGTGCGGTCCTCGCCGCTGTCACGTCGTGTCGCAGCCCAACTCGGCGTCGATCTTAAGGGCCTGCCTGGAACCGGGCCGGGCGGCGCCGTCACGGAAGCCGATGTTCGCCGCGCCGCAGGTGCCGCCGCCACTGGAACCCGCGAGGGAGCCCCGCCGCCCCCGCAGGCACAGCCCGCCGAAGCAGCAGCGCAGACTGCACCGCGGCAGAGCCGGAAGGCGCTGGTGGGAGACAAAGCCGGCACGCTCAGGCGCGCCGTCGGCTCGCTGATGGCCCGCTCCAAAAAGGAAATCCCGCACTACTACCTGGCCACCACCCTTGACTTGGCAGCGGCCACGGCCTGGATGCAGTCGGTGAACCAGCAGCGGCCAGTCTCGTCCCGCCTGGTTCCCTCAGCCCTGCTGCTGAAGGCGACGGCGTTGGCGGCGAAGGAAGTGCCGGACATGAACGGCTTCTTCACGCGCGGCGAGTTCCGCCCCAGCCGCAGTGTCCACCTCGGCGTCGCGGTGGCCCTGCGCCGCGGCGGGCTTGTGGCGCCTGCCCTGCACGAAGCGGAAACGCTGACCCTCGATGAACTGATGGACCAGTTGCGCGACCTTGTAAGCCGAGCCCGGGCAGGCAGGTTGCAGCGCGCCGAGATGGCCGATCCGACTATCACCGTGACCAATTTGGGTGACCTTGGCGTGGAAAGCGTCTACGGTGTCATCTACCCCCCGCAGGTGGCCATGGTTGGCCTGGGAAAGGTACTGGAGCAGCCCTGGGCGCGCGACGGAATGCTCGGCGTCCGGCACGTCGTCAAGGCCACGCTTTCCGCCGACCACCGGGTCAGTGATGGGCTGCGCGGCGGGCGCTTCCTTTCCCGCATCGATGAATTGCTGCAGAGACCGGAGGAGCTGTGA
- a CDS encoding pyridoxamine 5'-phosphate oxidase family protein: MADKKMVPDVEILDSDECWKLLGHTSVGRLAVVVDGQPDVFPVSFKPDGQGLLFRTGSGTKLRAIEANSLVALEADSVSAEFGLAWSVVVKGKAVQDDAAGPALNEVRRGLFPWQGVGQEHLIRIVPQSVTGRRFTMSASGTWRTPLDEATRAGLE; encoded by the coding sequence ATGGCCGACAAGAAGATGGTGCCCGACGTTGAAATCCTTGACTCCGACGAGTGCTGGAAGTTACTGGGACATACCAGTGTGGGACGCCTTGCCGTCGTCGTCGATGGCCAGCCCGATGTCTTCCCGGTGAGCTTTAAGCCTGACGGCCAGGGCCTTCTTTTCCGCACCGGAAGCGGAACTAAGCTGCGGGCCATCGAAGCCAATTCGCTGGTTGCCTTGGAAGCGGACAGTGTGAGCGCCGAATTCGGCCTGGCGTGGAGCGTTGTGGTCAAAGGCAAGGCGGTACAGGATGACGCCGCCGGGCCGGCACTGAATGAGGTACGCCGCGGGCTCTTCCCGTGGCAGGGCGTTGGCCAGGAGCACCTCATCAGGATCGTTCCCCAGTCCGTGACGGGCAGGAGGTTCACCATGTCGGCCAGCGGGACTTGGCGGACACCCTTGGATGAGGCCACCCGCGCCGGGCTCGAATAG
- a CDS encoding universal stress protein gives MAPEPQKILVGVDGSDASIEALRVARTLAGPLGASVEAWACWDVPPGYGLYLAVGAEGFKYAAKEVLEQSLETAFGGERPDYLRGRLVQGRPAPLLIDGTRNASLLIVGRRGHGSFVPGSVSSACVSHAHCPVLVVHGAGNSGGGR, from the coding sequence ATGGCGCCGGAACCGCAAAAGATTCTGGTGGGCGTCGATGGTTCTGATGCCTCCATCGAAGCGCTTCGCGTAGCGCGGACGCTGGCGGGACCTCTCGGAGCGTCAGTGGAGGCTTGGGCATGCTGGGATGTACCCCCGGGCTACGGGCTCTACCTTGCTGTGGGGGCCGAGGGATTCAAATACGCCGCCAAAGAAGTTCTGGAGCAGTCCCTCGAGACGGCTTTTGGCGGCGAACGGCCAGACTACCTGCGCGGCCGGCTCGTTCAAGGCAGGCCTGCGCCGCTATTGATCGACGGGACACGGAATGCCTCGCTGCTTATCGTGGGGAGGCGGGGGCACGGCAGCTTTGTTCCTGGTTCGGTCAGTTCGGCTTGCGTCAGCCACGCCCACTGCCCTGTCCTGGTGGTGCATGGCGCCGGGAATAGCGGCGGGGGACGGTAA